A single window of Micrococcaceae bacterium Sec5.1 DNA harbors:
- a CDS encoding ABC transporter permease produces MSVDSMPQATAVHRRPVRKFRPLRPITHTWSGRFGLVIVSAVLLVLILGPALAPHAYDQLAVGRPLSPPSSGLPFGTDHLGRDVFSRFLLGGQMVLLIPLAAVALATITGGLLGMVAAYAGGVFDKVVARVFDILLTLPPLLIALSVIAGFGSSATVLLITVAVVFVPPIGRVARGATLAVVTADYVQAARARGEHAVSIVVREIAPNIVGPLVSDLALRITYGVLFVAALNFLGLGATPPSPDWALSIATSLGYVQVQPWAALAPVVGIAALSVGLNLIADAIISYVNKDTTKDFML; encoded by the coding sequence ATGAGCGTTGATTCCATGCCTCAAGCCACAGCTGTTCATCGCAGACCAGTACGTAAGTTTCGTCCTCTGAGACCCATTACCCACACCTGGTCGGGTCGCTTCGGACTGGTTATTGTCAGCGCCGTCCTGCTAGTGCTCATTCTTGGTCCGGCATTGGCTCCACATGCGTACGATCAGCTTGCTGTCGGGCGCCCGCTCTCGCCGCCCAGCAGTGGTCTGCCGTTCGGAACGGACCACTTGGGGCGGGACGTTTTCAGCAGATTCCTACTGGGCGGCCAGATGGTGTTGCTGATTCCCTTGGCGGCCGTCGCACTGGCGACTATCACCGGGGGCTTGTTGGGGATGGTTGCTGCATATGCCGGGGGAGTGTTCGATAAGGTGGTTGCCCGAGTCTTCGACATTCTCCTGACTCTCCCACCCCTACTCATTGCCCTCTCGGTTATAGCTGGATTCGGCTCGTCGGCGACAGTCCTGTTGATCACAGTGGCTGTAGTCTTTGTACCGCCCATCGGACGAGTCGCCCGGGGTGCAACGCTCGCAGTTGTCACGGCCGATTATGTCCAAGCCGCTCGGGCACGCGGCGAGCATGCTGTTTCCATTGTCGTGCGGGAGATCGCCCCGAACATCGTCGGACCGCTCGTCTCGGATCTTGCCCTCAGGATCACCTACGGGGTGCTCTTCGTGGCAGCCCTCAATTTCCTTGGCCTTGGAGCGACGCCACCCTCCCCGGACTGGGCCCTTTCTATCGCGACCAGCTTGGGCTACGTGCAGGTTCAGCCCTGGGCGGCTCTCGCACCGGTAGTCGGCATCGCCGCTCTGTCGGTTGGCCTCAACCTGATCGCAGATGCGATCATCTCCTATGTCAACAAAGACACTACTAAGGACTTCATGCTATGA
- a CDS encoding ABC transporter permease, which yields MTIVAAEPVADPVVAGGRSMTRVLALSRQLLMSVLTLLLISFIAFAAMNRSGEQIARNALGINVTDEQLQSFITVQGLDRPLLVRYFDWLGHYIQGDWGTTLISKVPIKPLVLPAFAHTAELALASLAWSLPVAILLGVFMARKGGFFDRVAFVVMTVLAALPEFVIGLGVMILLAVQVRWLPVGSSAAAGEVTAAWFLAFVLPALTLGLSVVPYVSRIARASVSEALNAPFTRNAVLRGLPRRLVVWQHATRSAAVPLVHAVALVMTYLLGGAIIVENVFGFPGLGRLLIQAITQGDTNSALSITVLLGAVFIALSFIADIFVTYLNPRLKAAR from the coding sequence ATGACCATCGTGGCAGCGGAACCGGTAGCCGACCCGGTGGTAGCTGGCGGCAGGAGCATGACTCGCGTTTTGGCGTTGAGCCGTCAGCTTCTGATGTCGGTTCTGACGCTCTTGCTGATTTCGTTCATAGCGTTCGCAGCAATGAACCGTTCAGGTGAGCAAATCGCACGCAACGCCCTCGGGATCAACGTCACCGACGAGCAGTTGCAATCGTTCATCACGGTGCAGGGACTGGATCGTCCGTTGCTGGTTCGATACTTCGACTGGCTCGGTCACTATATCCAGGGTGATTGGGGAACAACTCTGATCTCAAAAGTACCGATCAAGCCGCTGGTACTTCCTGCTTTCGCCCATACGGCAGAGCTCGCTTTGGCATCTCTGGCCTGGTCCCTTCCCGTTGCCATCCTCCTGGGAGTGTTCATGGCTCGAAAAGGAGGGTTCTTTGATCGAGTTGCATTCGTGGTGATGACAGTGCTGGCCGCGCTCCCGGAGTTCGTCATCGGATTGGGCGTAATGATCCTGTTGGCCGTTCAGGTTCGCTGGCTGCCCGTTGGTTCGTCTGCCGCCGCGGGGGAGGTCACTGCTGCCTGGTTCCTGGCATTCGTCCTCCCCGCGTTGACTTTGGGACTGAGTGTCGTGCCTTACGTTTCACGAATAGCACGTGCGTCCGTTTCGGAGGCATTGAACGCACCGTTCACAAGGAACGCCGTTTTGCGGGGGTTGCCCAGACGACTAGTCGTATGGCAACACGCCACCCGGTCTGCTGCCGTCCCGCTCGTGCACGCTGTCGCGCTCGTCATGACTTACCTTCTGGGAGGAGCCATCATCGTTGAGAACGTATTCGGTTTCCCAGGGCTGGGCCGTCTTTTGATTCAGGCCATCACCCAGGGTGACACCAACTCCGCTCTATCGATAACCGTGCTACTGGGGGCGGTATTTATCGCCCTTAGTTTCATCGCGGATATCTTCGTCACGTATCTCAACCCACGATTGAAGGCAGCCCGATGA
- a CDS encoding adenylate kinase, producing the protein MLLIGPPGAGKGTQASYIAKRFGIVSISTGDIFRENVKNETRLGQTAKSYLDAGQFVPDSVTNAMVRERLEQNDADNGFLLDGYPRTLGQVDYLDEILATKGRELDVVLQLTADTEELVQRLLQRAERENRSDDTAEVIRNRMKLYFDQTTAVTSRYGERAILTGVDGLGSISDVSSRVSTALDLILGLSSRQTTAVAANGRLEPAPVLVATALP; encoded by the coding sequence ATGCTTCTCATAGGTCCTCCCGGAGCTGGCAAAGGTACGCAAGCAAGCTACATTGCAAAGAGGTTCGGGATCGTCAGCATTTCAACCGGGGACATCTTCCGCGAAAATGTCAAAAATGAAACACGCTTGGGCCAAACGGCTAAATCATATCTGGATGCAGGGCAATTTGTGCCCGATTCGGTGACGAACGCGATGGTTCGTGAGCGCCTGGAACAAAACGACGCGGACAACGGATTTCTGTTGGATGGATATCCCCGCACTCTAGGTCAGGTTGACTATCTCGACGAGATCCTTGCAACCAAGGGGCGCGAGCTTGACGTCGTACTGCAGCTCACTGCCGATACAGAAGAACTGGTCCAGCGCTTACTCCAGAGAGCTGAACGCGAAAACCGCTCGGACGACACTGCGGAAGTCATAAGAAACAGGATGAAACTGTATTTCGACCAGACAACCGCCGTTACGTCCCGGTACGGCGAACGCGCCATCTTAACGGGGGTGGATGGTCTGGGAAGTATCTCGGACGTATCCAGCAGAGTTTCGACCGCCTTGGATCTTATTCTCGGATTGTCATCAAGGCAGACCACCGCAGTAGCGGCTAATGGCAGACTCGAGCCGGCGCCTGTTCTAGTTGCCACGGCACTCCCCTAA
- a CDS encoding thioesterase family protein, whose product MMPLYQHRVRNHEVDSQGFLFNSRYLEIADVAMTEFFRSIGWPYPKLVAEGTDPSVVSAVLSFKSPAYFDDLLDVDVKCRNVGNSSFKIDVSIARGGKELANVELVYVNVDPTQARSRPLPEAVAMALDGALQG is encoded by the coding sequence ATGATGCCGCTGTACCAGCATCGCGTGAGGAACCACGAGGTGGACTCTCAGGGGTTTCTCTTCAACAGCCGCTATCTCGAAATCGCCGACGTCGCTATGACGGAGTTCTTCCGCAGTATTGGTTGGCCCTACCCGAAGCTGGTCGCTGAAGGGACGGATCCCTCGGTTGTCAGTGCAGTTCTTTCCTTCAAATCCCCCGCTTACTTCGACGACCTTCTCGACGTTGACGTCAAGTGCCGAAACGTCGGGAATTCCAGCTTCAAGATTGACGTTTCGATTGCTCGTGGTGGAAAGGAGCTGGCGAACGTCGAACTCGTTTACGTTAACGTCGACCCAACTCAGGCCCGTTCCCGACCACTTCCGGAAGCCGTCGCGATGGCACTCGATGGCGCCCTGCAGGGCTGA
- a CDS encoding alpha/beta hydrolase, whose product MGVAFQTSDGVSIRYDDEGHGRPIVFASGGTAHSAYFVWQRHALLEAGYRVIRYDHRLHGRSDMPEHGQRMSRLGLDLGELLTALDLRDTVLVGHSMGVSASLAYFSITADPWDRISAFVAAEQTAKIVNTADWQLGVRGITEQNVFDAIDFKFNWDNDGVEPDLPEHVQQFFDSITPSWKDFAWDKSRRLFADHFLSDWRDVVPRIKIPTLVIAGRHSPFYDVDVMRWFAETVPDGRLSVFEHSGHDPYLNEYVEFNSQLLEFISKH is encoded by the coding sequence GTGGGCGTCGCCTTCCAAACCTCGGACGGAGTATCGATTCGGTATGACGACGAAGGACACGGCCGGCCCATCGTTTTTGCGTCCGGCGGCACCGCTCACAGCGCCTACTTTGTATGGCAGCGTCATGCGCTACTTGAAGCCGGATACCGGGTTATCCGTTACGATCACAGGCTGCACGGCCGCTCGGACATGCCGGAGCACGGTCAGAGGATGAGCAGGCTAGGCCTGGACCTTGGAGAGCTTCTCACGGCCCTCGACCTCCGCGATACGGTTCTGGTGGGGCACTCCATGGGAGTTTCGGCAAGCTTGGCCTACTTCTCGATTACGGCTGACCCATGGGATCGCATATCGGCATTTGTCGCCGCTGAGCAAACTGCAAAAATTGTCAACACCGCAGACTGGCAGCTGGGTGTCCGGGGTATCACCGAACAGAATGTTTTCGATGCCATCGACTTTAAGTTCAATTGGGACAACGATGGCGTAGAGCCGGATCTGCCAGAGCATGTCCAGCAGTTTTTTGACTCGATTACGCCATCTTGGAAGGACTTTGCGTGGGACAAGTCACGCCGTCTTTTCGCAGATCATTTTCTCTCAGATTGGCGAGACGTCGTGCCACGAATCAAAATCCCCACTCTCGTGATCGCAGGCAGGCATTCTCCCTTCTACGACGTTGACGTAATGCGTTGGTTCGCCGAAACGGTACCCGATGGTCGGCTCAGCGTCTTCGAGCACAGCGGCCACGACCCCTATCTGAACGAATACGTGGAGTTCAACTCTCAGCTCTTGGAGTTCATCTCTAAACACTAG
- a CDS encoding helix-turn-helix domain-containing protein has protein sequence MIVDPTSLPLGAVLADLGPAAKLVAGDASQQSRQVRGAVVLLKPEDLPTDVDVVVICPGAASFSDLVADRLDGPGRVIFVTASESSLSEGIQVVGEQHVVIAVDPALNVASVVMSFSRSMQMPEESVSRRLASLQRALSQAMTETEPIPALLSRLAHVCNATAVLIDRFGKTVHATGPTPMSLLFEEIGRTEADSQNVDVDGWRGVAARISAPDEADSHFGWLVITARRTNFPDSHSTSAAHVAATLVEASQRMAVAARQQERAIRTAVLEEALALRREPHNPELAARIAAFGLSFADELRTIVFRPIRPAVASRSLPASEDLSEMLGKALESQSIAYLMTAKDKTITIAAQCSVQAFRRVIVAEGSKLPGALIGIGRSVHALGDILDSYQDAQLAVRTLRRNSRGPKLMAYEDFNYATRLFADVGFDKMIKWAQEFLKPLEGRELLVEGLQTYFEHAQNINAAADYLEIHHNSLRYRIAKAEEILGINLREPGAVSSVFLALTALELGRIQQLRPKSSGDTGRSRKPSDVEASDVVPYSRPFVERAGVVRAPAR, from the coding sequence ATGATAGTTGATCCGACCTCCTTGCCACTGGGAGCAGTTCTAGCGGACTTGGGTCCTGCCGCGAAGCTTGTCGCGGGGGACGCTTCCCAGCAGTCCAGGCAAGTTCGTGGCGCTGTTGTCTTGCTGAAGCCGGAAGACTTACCCACCGACGTGGATGTGGTCGTGATATGCCCAGGTGCCGCAAGCTTTAGTGACTTGGTCGCGGACCGGCTCGATGGGCCCGGACGCGTCATCTTCGTTACGGCGTCCGAGTCCTCTCTTTCGGAAGGGATCCAAGTCGTCGGGGAGCAGCACGTCGTCATCGCTGTTGATCCAGCCCTGAACGTCGCTAGCGTCGTGATGTCATTTTCTCGATCGATGCAAATGCCGGAGGAATCCGTTTCCCGCCGATTAGCCTCCTTGCAGAGGGCGCTCAGTCAAGCGATGACAGAAACTGAACCGATACCGGCGCTACTAAGCCGATTGGCGCACGTATGTAATGCCACCGCAGTCCTCATCGACAGATTCGGTAAGACTGTCCATGCCACCGGGCCCACACCCATGTCACTTTTGTTTGAAGAGATCGGCCGCACCGAGGCCGATTCACAGAACGTGGACGTGGACGGATGGAGGGGGGTGGCAGCCAGAATTTCGGCTCCTGACGAGGCCGACTCGCATTTCGGTTGGCTCGTCATCACGGCTCGGCGGACGAATTTTCCGGATAGCCATTCGACCTCCGCCGCTCACGTAGCCGCAACCTTGGTCGAGGCCAGCCAGCGAATGGCCGTGGCCGCCAGACAACAAGAACGAGCCATACGCACTGCCGTGCTTGAGGAGGCGCTGGCATTGCGCCGCGAGCCTCACAATCCCGAATTGGCGGCCCGAATAGCGGCTTTCGGCCTGTCTTTTGCCGACGAGTTGCGGACCATTGTTTTCCGGCCAATTCGACCTGCGGTCGCATCGCGCTCGTTGCCGGCGTCTGAGGATCTATCGGAAATGTTGGGCAAGGCACTGGAGTCACAGTCCATCGCGTACCTCATGACCGCCAAGGACAAGACAATAACGATAGCGGCGCAGTGTAGCGTTCAAGCCTTCCGGCGAGTGATCGTGGCGGAAGGCTCCAAACTCCCAGGCGCCCTCATTGGAATCGGCCGCAGTGTGCATGCCTTAGGCGACATTCTGGACTCATACCAGGACGCGCAGTTGGCGGTTCGAACCCTTCGCCGTAATTCGCGAGGTCCTAAACTTATGGCGTACGAAGACTTCAACTATGCAACTAGGCTTTTCGCTGACGTCGGTTTCGACAAGATGATCAAATGGGCCCAGGAGTTCCTGAAGCCCTTGGAGGGGCGCGAGCTGCTGGTAGAGGGTCTTCAGACATACTTTGAGCATGCTCAGAACATCAACGCTGCGGCCGACTACCTGGAAATCCACCACAACTCACTGCGCTACCGGATAGCTAAAGCTGAAGAAATCCTGGGCATCAATTTGAGGGAACCGGGTGCTGTTTCTTCCGTTTTCTTAGCTCTGACGGCCCTTGAGCTGGGACGGATTCAACAGCTGCGGCCCAAATCGTCCGGCGATACGGGACGAAGCCGTAAACCATCGGACGTTGAAGCAAGCGACGTCGTGCCCTACTCGAGGCCATTCGTCGAAAGAGCCGGCGTAGTTCGTGCTCCCGCCAGGTGA
- a CDS encoding transposase, with translation MVGHALNPATGEIYNHTMAADPAMVLEWVRHFEPPVKAVYDSGPTAFVRARYISCVVAASSKLLRAPGDRIKTDRRDARALAEMLAVGSVTEVRIPDLDEEALRDLSRLRSGMARDLAHARQHVNAILLRHGIRYPKDTWWTKEHPEWLHRQRFEEPALQFTYEADVEQPELLVAHLSRIDKHAAASRYSPVLEAVMCLRGIQMTRASGWPWRSGTGPDSAVRPSVPTSGWCPARSPPVNPGTRARSPRPGTPMPANSSSKRRGNTAAPTPGPGND, from the coding sequence GTGGTGGGCCATGCGCTGAACCCGGCCACCGGTGAAATCTACAACCACACGATGGCCGCTGACCCGGCCATGGTGCTGGAGTGGGTCCGCCACTTCGAGCCACCCGTCAAGGCCGTGTACGACTCCGGCCCTACCGCGTTCGTCCGGGCCCGGTACATCAGCTGCGTGGTCGCGGCGTCCTCGAAACTGCTGCGAGCTCCCGGGGACCGCATTAAAACCGACCGGCGCGACGCCCGGGCTTTGGCCGAGATGCTCGCGGTGGGCTCGGTCACCGAGGTGCGGATCCCTGACCTGGACGAAGAGGCTCTGCGGGATTTGTCCCGGCTGCGGTCCGGCATGGCCAGGGACCTCGCACACGCCCGCCAACACGTCAACGCCATCCTGCTGCGCCACGGCATCCGCTACCCCAAGGACACCTGGTGGACGAAGGAACATCCCGAGTGGCTGCACCGCCAGCGCTTTGAGGAACCGGCCCTGCAGTTCACCTACGAGGCCGACGTTGAACAGCCCGAACTACTCGTCGCGCATCTATCACGGATCGACAAACACGCCGCGGCCAGCCGCTACTCCCCGGTGCTCGAGGCGGTGATGTGCCTGCGGGGCATCCAGATGACCAGGGCGTCGGGCTGGCCGTGGAGATCGGGGACTGGACCCGATTCAGCGGTTCGTCCATCGGTTCCTACCTCGGGCTGGTGCCCAGCGAGGAGTCCTCCGGTCAATCCCGGCACCAGGGCCCGATCACCAAGGCCGGGAACACCTATGCCCGCAAACTCCTCATCGAAGCGGCGTGGCAACACCGCCGCGCCTACGCCCGGCCCGGGCAACGACTGA
- a CDS encoding nitrilase-related carbon-nitrogen hydrolase: MTKASLKVATIQFELRPERTLQQYLDHVEGLVKRAAEQKAELVLFPELASTGLLGAVTDHEVTTATITSDYWKFLPEFTDDLVEGMRRMAQDYNIVVAGGSHNRVAEDGSLRNTAFIAHPDGRIESQDKIHLTPQEHALGARGGDELLVTKIGPFTVGLLICADIQFPELSRYLVHKGVDLILCPSLTWNRRGVHRVRTGCQARAIENQLYVVMSPLSGTSGIPTDSPMFAVGKALVAGPVDKTVGVNDGILATTASADEEVLIADLDHDLLVASRAKPEAPGLALRRLDLYAKLQAEMGA, from the coding sequence ATGACCAAGGCGTCACTAAAGGTAGCCACCATTCAGTTCGAACTCCGGCCGGAGAGGACTCTCCAGCAGTATCTGGATCATGTGGAGGGGCTGGTAAAGCGCGCGGCGGAACAAAAGGCCGAACTCGTGCTTTTCCCAGAGCTCGCAAGCACGGGGCTCCTCGGAGCAGTCACAGATCACGAAGTTACGACCGCCACAATCACATCGGACTACTGGAAGTTCCTGCCGGAGTTCACGGATGACCTCGTTGAGGGCATGCGCAGGATGGCCCAGGATTACAACATCGTGGTTGCTGGTGGAAGTCACAACCGGGTCGCCGAAGATGGATCGCTGCGCAATACAGCGTTCATCGCCCACCCGGATGGTCGGATCGAGTCCCAAGACAAGATTCACCTCACACCACAGGAGCATGCTCTAGGCGCCCGGGGCGGCGATGAACTCCTGGTCACAAAGATTGGGCCGTTTACGGTCGGCCTGCTGATCTGCGCGGACATCCAGTTCCCTGAGCTCTCACGTTATCTGGTCCATAAAGGCGTTGACCTGATCCTTTGCCCTTCGCTCACGTGGAACCGGCGGGGCGTCCACCGGGTGCGTACCGGCTGTCAGGCGCGTGCTATCGAGAACCAACTGTACGTGGTGATGTCACCACTGTCCGGTACAAGCGGCATTCCCACCGATTCCCCGATGTTCGCAGTTGGTAAGGCCCTAGTCGCCGGGCCCGTGGACAAAACAGTGGGAGTCAACGACGGGATCCTGGCCACCACTGCGTCAGCCGACGAAGAAGTACTGATCGCCGATTTGGACCACGACCTGTTGGTTGCCTCACGTGCAAAACCCGAAGCACCCGGCCTGGCACTGCGGAGGCTGGATCTGTACGCCAAGCTGCAGGCAGAAATGGGCGCATGA
- a CDS encoding FAD-dependent oxidoreductase has translation MSADTLATGDIVVIGAGIVGLCTAWELRKRGFDVVVVEQRFPAYGASGRNAGSLWLQTRRTGDELSLAKAGKEKYQDYLSELGDVFDYRNQGGLFFFENDAQGRVLEDYAANRRAAGLDATMISREEAQKHSSILPESALGAVFCADDAQIDGVQFVNALASACVRAGIRTFENTSVLSTLRNGETVTGVRTVRGEIHASGVVWATGAWSTNLRAEGIDVPISTARVGQMLTQPIDTRLNAIMHGPRGVYGCGALTDLPTYEAAVFAGPNSSSAGTSPGGTSGSSFVDYDDSIAQNRGGSIFIGNSLDGRGSLNPHISINATNAMVSTTLDRYSSLAEYGVTGLWAGLGSETTDHLPIVDRADGAYINVGHAWGIASAPICGQVMAEVIAGETSTFAGALKKNRSALRISAD, from the coding sequence ATGAGCGCTGACACACTTGCGACAGGTGACATTGTCGTCATAGGAGCAGGAATTGTGGGGCTTTGCACCGCTTGGGAGCTGCGCAAGCGGGGATTCGACGTCGTCGTCGTAGAACAGCGGTTTCCTGCCTACGGTGCTTCCGGACGAAACGCAGGTTCCCTATGGCTGCAGACGCGGCGTACAGGGGACGAACTCTCTCTCGCTAAAGCCGGCAAGGAAAAGTACCAGGACTACTTGAGCGAACTTGGCGATGTGTTCGACTATCGCAATCAAGGCGGCCTCTTTTTCTTCGAAAACGACGCGCAGGGCCGGGTTCTTGAAGATTATGCTGCCAACCGGCGGGCAGCCGGCTTGGACGCAACCATGATCAGCCGGGAAGAGGCTCAGAAGCACTCCTCCATCCTTCCGGAAAGCGCGCTCGGCGCCGTCTTTTGCGCCGATGATGCCCAAATAGATGGTGTGCAGTTCGTCAACGCTCTGGCCAGCGCCTGTGTGCGGGCAGGTATCCGAACTTTTGAAAATACGTCTGTCCTTTCAACCCTGCGAAACGGCGAAACCGTAACAGGGGTCCGCACGGTCCGGGGCGAGATCCATGCATCGGGCGTGGTGTGGGCAACGGGTGCCTGGTCAACCAACCTCCGGGCCGAGGGGATCGACGTCCCAATCAGCACTGCAAGAGTGGGTCAGATGCTGACTCAGCCCATAGACACGCGCTTGAACGCCATAATGCATGGACCCCGGGGTGTGTACGGATGCGGGGCGCTCACTGACCTTCCAACTTATGAAGCCGCGGTTTTTGCCGGCCCGAACAGTTCCAGCGCGGGAACGAGCCCCGGCGGGACTTCAGGGTCCTCGTTCGTTGACTATGACGACTCGATCGCCCAAAACCGCGGTGGGTCAATATTCATCGGCAATAGTCTTGACGGACGGGGTTCCCTAAATCCCCACATCAGCATTAATGCTACAAACGCAATGGTTTCAACAACCTTGGACAGATACTCAAGCCTTGCTGAATACGGCGTTACCGGACTTTGGGCTGGACTCGGAAGCGAAACAACGGACCATCTGCCCATCGTCGATCGGGCTGACGGCGCCTATATAAACGTCGGCCACGCGTGGGGCATCGCAAGCGCGCCCATCTGCGGCCAGGTGATGGCGGAGGTCATCGCCGGGGAGACCAGCACCTTTGCTGGTGCCTTGAAAAAGAACCGGTCCGCGCTCAGAATCTCTGCCGACTAG
- a CDS encoding ABC transporter ATP-binding protein, producing MSTSVALEVRGLSVGYGLRNGVLKEVVSDVDFVLERGKILGMAGESGCGKSTTALAAIGYRPGAMQVPAGQSKLGDIDLLNIPLAQLRRIWGSKVVYMPQASSNGLTPALTIGRQMAEPLKIHLGLTGQANHDRQVELLKEVGVPNPEAALRRYPHQFSGGQQQRINLAIAISCNPEVLILDEPTTGLDVTTQARIVKLLRRVVEEHQTAALFVSHDLPLLAEISDRIAIMYAGQVIESGPAGELMSRPEHPYTRALLAAVPDATGTRALSGIPGAPPPGVVAGACPFAPRCQFSIKSCSESNPKLLPLRPTHNVRCLRAGNYETLSISDRPGVLGTVEDSASLLSVDDVWCEYGSRGHAIPVVKGVTFSVAPGETLAFVGESGSGKSTLLRAIAGLHPRSSGEIQFDGATLAPDVGKRSRSARRDVQIVFQNPDMSLNPRHDVMSLVTRPLQLFAPELSKADREERARKILADVNLPESMVHRYPSELSGGQKQRIAIARAFVTNPRLILADEITSALDVSVQAAILDLLSGLSAEYGTSVVFVTHDLAVVRAIAHRALVLQKGVVREIGPVTQLFDSPADDYTRELVGAIPMFRPQTYGVDATSSLT from the coding sequence ATGAGTACCTCGGTCGCACTGGAAGTGCGAGGCCTCTCAGTGGGGTACGGCCTGCGGAACGGCGTCCTGAAAGAGGTCGTGAGCGACGTCGATTTCGTGCTGGAGCGAGGAAAGATCCTCGGAATGGCGGGCGAATCCGGCTGCGGCAAGAGCACGACGGCGTTGGCGGCGATCGGTTATCGGCCGGGTGCCATGCAAGTGCCCGCTGGCCAGTCAAAGCTCGGCGACATTGATCTGCTGAACATCCCCCTTGCACAACTTCGACGCATATGGGGGAGCAAGGTAGTTTACATGCCCCAAGCATCGTCGAATGGATTGACTCCGGCCTTGACTATTGGGCGTCAGATGGCCGAGCCCCTGAAGATCCACCTCGGACTAACCGGACAAGCCAACCATGACAGGCAAGTGGAACTTTTGAAGGAGGTCGGCGTTCCTAATCCGGAGGCCGCGCTTCGACGTTATCCGCATCAGTTCAGTGGTGGTCAGCAACAGCGGATCAATCTGGCGATTGCTATCTCATGCAATCCCGAGGTGTTGATCCTCGACGAGCCGACGACTGGGTTGGACGTTACGACCCAAGCGAGGATCGTCAAACTTCTCCGACGCGTAGTGGAGGAACACCAGACCGCTGCCTTGTTCGTGAGCCATGACCTGCCTCTCCTCGCGGAAATCTCCGACCGAATCGCAATCATGTATGCGGGCCAAGTCATCGAGTCCGGTCCAGCGGGTGAATTGATGTCACGTCCGGAGCATCCCTACACCAGGGCGCTGCTGGCGGCTGTTCCGGATGCAACCGGCACTCGCGCATTATCAGGGATCCCCGGGGCACCGCCTCCAGGGGTTGTAGCTGGGGCCTGTCCCTTCGCACCACGATGCCAGTTCAGTATCAAGAGCTGCTCGGAATCCAACCCCAAGCTGTTGCCGCTGCGACCAACCCACAACGTTCGGTGCCTCCGGGCTGGCAACTACGAAACCCTTTCGATCAGTGATCGACCTGGAGTCCTGGGAACAGTCGAGGATTCAGCCTCGCTGCTTTCTGTTGATGATGTCTGGTGCGAGTACGGCTCGCGTGGTCATGCGATCCCGGTCGTCAAGGGAGTCACATTCAGCGTCGCTCCAGGCGAGACGCTCGCCTTTGTCGGTGAATCAGGCAGCGGAAAATCAACTCTGCTGCGTGCCATTGCAGGATTGCACCCACGCAGCAGCGGAGAAATTCAGTTTGATGGCGCCACTCTGGCCCCAGACGTGGGAAAGAGGTCACGCTCCGCGCGGCGCGACGTGCAAATAGTCTTCCAAAACCCCGACATGTCCCTGAACCCGCGGCACGACGTAATGAGCCTCGTCACCAGACCACTGCAACTCTTTGCACCCGAGCTATCCAAGGCCGACCGTGAAGAACGAGCACGTAAAATCCTGGCCGACGTAAACCTTCCCGAATCAATGGTCCATCGATACCCAAGTGAGCTCTCTGGCGGGCAGAAGCAACGCATAGCCATCGCGCGGGCATTCGTGACGAATCCACGGCTTATCCTTGCCGACGAAATCACCTCAGCACTTGATGTGTCCGTGCAGGCTGCAATACTCGATCTCCTGTCCGGACTGTCTGCTGAGTACGGCACATCTGTAGTATTCGTCACCCATGACCTCGCGGTAGTACGCGCAATAGCCCATCGCGCGCTCGTTTTGCAGAAGGGCGTTGTCAGGGAGATCGGTCCGGTCACCCAATTATTCGATTCACCGGCGGACGACTACACGCGTGAACTCGTTGGCGCCATCCCGATGTTCAGGCCACAAACGTATGGAGTCGACGCTACGAGCTCACTTACCTGA